One stretch of Methylococcus capsulatus DNA includes these proteins:
- a CDS encoding cbb3-type cytochrome c oxidase subunit I: protein MRTGIIDSANLNGGQQLAVKYFSVALVLFLAQMLFGLLAAIQFVQPDFLYNVLDFNVNRMVHINAMVVWMLYGFVGAVYWLLEEESGTRVVGLAVGNLAFWVLTVAVAVVVVVYLLVQTGPGNDLTRWFVNEGREYLEAPRWADLGIVAVLGVFFYNVAATFSKGRWSGIAGVLTLDLVALAGLYCAGMFYLTNITADQYWWWWVIHLWVEATWEVLVGCIMAWGLMHVLGVRRRIVETWLYIEVALMFGSGILGLGHHYFWIGTPDYWFSIGGFFSALEPIPLVAMVVHSVYDAGVHKLRNGNHPALAWIIAHTFGNFLGAGVWGFMHTLPQINLYTHGTQWTASHGHLAFFGAYATINIAFFYIAMQTWRGNIWLGSGLAGDGWKWKGALALLNLGVIGMTVALLIAGYEQSFIERAVEGSTWGGYFAAQMHPWFQQAMAWRLVFGAVTLAGVVLLVWDLLTIGVGETRRAPQFAAEAG from the coding sequence ATGCGCACCGGAATCATCGATAGCGCCAACCTGAACGGGGGGCAGCAGCTGGCGGTGAAGTATTTCAGCGTCGCGCTCGTGCTGTTCCTGGCTCAGATGCTGTTCGGTCTGCTGGCCGCGATCCAGTTCGTTCAGCCGGATTTTCTCTACAACGTGCTCGATTTCAACGTTAACCGTATGGTGCACATCAATGCCATGGTGGTATGGATGCTGTATGGTTTCGTCGGCGCAGTGTACTGGCTGCTGGAGGAGGAGAGCGGCACTCGCGTCGTCGGGCTGGCGGTGGGCAACCTGGCGTTCTGGGTACTGACCGTGGCGGTTGCCGTCGTGGTGGTGGTCTACCTGCTGGTTCAGACCGGTCCCGGCAACGACCTCACCCGCTGGTTCGTGAACGAAGGCCGCGAATACCTCGAAGCCCCGCGCTGGGCCGACCTCGGCATCGTCGCCGTGTTGGGCGTGTTTTTCTACAACGTCGCTGCCACTTTCTCGAAGGGCCGCTGGTCCGGCATCGCCGGCGTGCTGACCTTGGATCTGGTGGCTTTGGCCGGGCTCTATTGCGCCGGCATGTTCTATCTGACCAACATCACGGCGGACCAGTACTGGTGGTGGTGGGTCATCCACCTGTGGGTGGAGGCGACCTGGGAGGTCCTGGTCGGTTGCATCATGGCCTGGGGTCTGATGCATGTGCTGGGCGTGCGGCGGCGGATCGTGGAAACCTGGTTGTACATCGAGGTGGCGCTGATGTTCGGGTCGGGCATACTCGGCCTTGGCCATCATTATTTCTGGATCGGCACCCCGGATTACTGGTTCTCGATCGGGGGGTTCTTCTCGGCGCTGGAGCCGATTCCTCTGGTCGCCATGGTGGTGCATTCGGTCTACGATGCCGGCGTCCACAAGCTCAGAAACGGCAACCATCCGGCGCTGGCCTGGATCATCGCCCACACTTTCGGCAATTTTCTCGGTGCAGGCGTTTGGGGCTTCATGCATACCCTGCCGCAGATCAATTTGTATACCCACGGCACCCAATGGACGGCATCGCACGGCCACCTGGCCTTCTTCGGCGCCTATGCCACCATCAACATCGCATTCTTCTACATCGCCATGCAAACTTGGCGGGGCAATATCTGGCTGGGCAGCGGCCTCGCCGGAGACGGCTGGAAGTGGAAAGGGGCGCTCGCCCTGCTCAATCTCGGCGTGATCGGAATGACCGTGGCGCTGTTGATCGCCGGCTACGAGCAGTCATTCATCGAACGGGCGGTGGAGGGTTCGACCTGGGGAGGCTATTTCGCCGCTCAAATGCATCCCTGGTTCCAGCAGGCCATGGCCTGGCGCCTGGTGTTCGGTGCGGTAACGCTGGCGGGTGTCGTGCTGCTGGTGTGGGATCTCCTCACCATCGGCGTGGGTGAGACGCGCCGGGCGCCGCAGTTCGCGGCCGAAGCCGGCTAG